The proteins below come from a single Candidatus Binatia bacterium genomic window:
- a CDS encoding YCF48-related protein: MKLMRLLSVAVSLLAAFAAPSGAARVVENLFAAKLLDENRGWVVGAFGAVYRTDDGGATWDTQKTPTLDDLFSIDFSNEMDGVVVGKAGTILRTDDGGRTWTKIDGGTNRNLFAVAFASRDHVWAVGDWGAVFESVDGGETWKDRTLSDDIVLTDMAWADAQHGALVGEFGSVRITDDGGVTWRPSDVGTDKTLFGVDFRSPTDGWVVGIDGLILRTRDGGETWDLQRGQRGSSSLAELGALEALRNPGLYDISFSDEFGYVVGDIGMMLVSADGGENWAEHKLPAEMALLWVRGVSAAPGDHAVVAGANGLTARFDRGEVLLQKGDG; encoded by the coding sequence ATGAAGTTGATGCGCTTGCTGTCCGTGGCGGTCTCTCTGTTGGCAGCGTTCGCGGCGCCCTCCGGCGCCGCACGCGTCGTGGAGAACCTGTTCGCGGCAAAGCTGCTCGACGAGAATCGTGGGTGGGTCGTGGGTGCCTTCGGGGCCGTCTATCGGACGGACGACGGGGGGGCGACGTGGGATACCCAGAAGACGCCCACTCTGGATGACCTGTTCTCGATCGACTTTTCGAACGAGATGGATGGCGTCGTGGTGGGGAAGGCCGGAACAATCCTGCGCACCGACGACGGTGGGAGGACATGGACGAAGATCGATGGCGGCACGAATCGCAATCTTTTCGCAGTCGCGTTCGCGAGCCGCGACCACGTCTGGGCCGTCGGCGACTGGGGCGCGGTGTTCGAGTCGGTAGACGGCGGCGAGACGTGGAAGGATCGGACTCTCTCCGACGATATCGTGCTGACGGACATGGCCTGGGCCGATGCGCAGCACGGTGCACTGGTCGGTGAGTTCGGCAGCGTCCGTATCACCGACGACGGCGGCGTGACGTGGCGCCCGAGTGATGTTGGGACCGACAAGACGTTGTTCGGCGTGGACTTCAGGAGCCCCACCGACGGTTGGGTCGTCGGGATAGACGGCCTGATCCTTCGCACGCGGGACGGCGGCGAAACGTGGGATCTCCAGCGCGGGCAGCGCGGATCGTCTTCTCTTGCGGAACTCGGAGCCCTCGAGGCGCTTCGGAATCCGGGGCTCTACGACATCTCGTTCTCGGATGAATTCGGATACGTCGTCGGTGACATTGGCATGATGCTCGTCAGTGCGGATGGAGGAGAGAACTGGGCGGAGCACAAGTTGCCCGCCGAGATGGCGCTTCTCTGGGTGCGAGGTGTGTCGGCGGCGCCTGGCGACCACGCGGTCGTGGCCGGTGCGAACGGTCTCACGGCACGGTTCGATCGAGGTGAGGTCCTTCTCCAAAAGGGCGACGGCTGA
- a CDS encoding MaoC family dehydratase N-terminal domain-containing protein: MSFEDIDKSLIGEVYDRYTYEQIHAEDLIRYARTLGIDDPIYLDEEAAKAGPHGALIAFPTYVVKLRGGQWMPPEVMKHMTRDGFDAGKDIELGVPIRAGDQVTAISRITEIYEKTGRSGSMWFVVFRQEIRNQNDELIANVDSRLMQRTAKKESA, from the coding sequence ATGTCGTTCGAGGACATCGACAAGAGCCTCATCGGAGAAGTCTACGATCGCTATACGTACGAGCAGATCCATGCTGAGGATCTGATCCGGTACGCGCGCACGTTGGGCATCGACGATCCCATCTACCTCGATGAGGAAGCTGCGAAGGCCGGCCCGCACGGCGCCCTGATCGCCTTTCCAACCTACGTCGTGAAACTCCGCGGCGGGCAGTGGATGCCTCCCGAGGTGATGAAGCACATGACCCGCGACGGCTTCGATGCCGGGAAGGACATCGAGCTCGGCGTTCCGATTCGCGCCGGGGACCAGGTGACGGCGATCTCGCGAATCACCGAGATCTACGAGAAGACAGGACGGAGCGGGTCGATGTGGTTCGTCGTCTTCCGTCAAGAGATCCGCAATCAGAACGACGAGCTGATCGCGAACGTCGACTCGCGTCTGATGCAGCGGACGGCGAAGAAGGAGTCGGCATGA
- a CDS encoding AMP-binding protein, translated as MKHDKPKGGLADLYRSSGLWRGISLFQRFEVTCAQQPDRIALVDGGTHLRFDQLDRAVRRCASGLARRGVGPGDAVAYQLPNWWEAAVTLLATVRLGAIAVPIVPHLRAREVALILSETTPQVIVMPDRRGDIDYRELLAEAVTAASWEPRVVFTRPERPAEAPAEDFAHLLAVTDETEVPMVDASSLAVVVYTSGSTAAPKGAMHTHETLDAELASLRVAHALGPDDRVLMPSPLTHVSGVIHGILAPALLGTSAILMDRWDAGVALERIESEGVTYMIGAPTFLQEMLAHPDLGKRDLSSLRLFSCGGASVPSELMRLAREKLPGLISKRVYGSSEFPTISTTDAEDAESRGLDTEGRPLQGVEIRICDENGTPTAIGVEGEIRARGPDCMVGYADASLNAETFDEEGFLRTGDLGVIDRTGYLTVTGRVKDIIVRKGEKISAREIEDLIATHPAVAEVAVVPISNAETGERACACIRLTPGADAPTLDKLVSFLREKDLTTRKLPEQLVIHADLPRAPSGKIHKKRLRDEVERLLAQPTPGR; from the coding sequence ATGAAACATGACAAGCCCAAAGGGGGCTTGGCCGACCTCTATCGGTCCTCCGGACTCTGGCGCGGCATCTCCCTCTTCCAGAGGTTCGAGGTGACGTGCGCACAACAGCCCGATCGAATCGCGCTCGTCGACGGAGGAACGCACCTCCGTTTCGACCAACTCGACCGAGCGGTAAGGCGATGCGCGAGCGGCCTCGCTCGCCGCGGCGTCGGCCCGGGCGATGCGGTGGCCTACCAGCTGCCGAACTGGTGGGAGGCTGCGGTCACGCTTCTCGCGACGGTACGTCTCGGCGCCATCGCCGTGCCGATCGTCCCGCACCTGCGGGCACGCGAGGTCGCGCTGATTCTGTCGGAGACGACCCCGCAGGTCATCGTCATGCCGGACCGACGCGGCGACATCGACTACCGCGAACTCCTCGCGGAAGCCGTGACCGCCGCTAGCTGGGAGCCGCGCGTCGTGTTCACGCGACCCGAACGCCCCGCCGAAGCGCCGGCCGAGGACTTCGCCCATCTTCTCGCTGTGACCGACGAAACGGAAGTGCCCATGGTCGATGCGTCGAGCCTCGCGGTGGTCGTCTACACGTCGGGCTCGACGGCAGCGCCGAAGGGCGCCATGCACACACACGAGACTCTCGACGCCGAACTCGCGAGCCTTCGCGTGGCACACGCGCTCGGCCCCGATGACCGCGTACTGATGCCCTCCCCGCTCACCCACGTCTCGGGAGTCATCCACGGCATTCTCGCGCCCGCCCTGCTCGGCACGAGTGCGATCCTCATGGACCGATGGGATGCCGGCGTCGCACTCGAACGAATCGAGTCCGAAGGTGTAACGTACATGATCGGCGCCCCGACCTTCCTGCAAGAGATGCTCGCGCATCCCGACCTCGGCAAGCGAGATCTCTCGAGCCTTCGTCTGTTCTCGTGCGGCGGCGCGAGTGTCCCGTCGGAATTGATGCGACTCGCGCGAGAGAAGCTTCCCGGCCTGATTTCTAAGCGCGTCTACGGCTCGTCCGAGTTCCCCACGATCTCCACCACCGACGCCGAGGACGCCGAGTCTCGCGGGCTCGACACAGAGGGGCGCCCCCTCCAGGGCGTGGAGATCCGCATATGCGACGAGAACGGGACGCCGACGGCGATCGGGGTCGAAGGCGAGATCCGCGCTCGCGGCCCCGACTGTATGGTCGGCTACGCCGACGCGAGCCTCAACGCGGAGACGTTCGACGAGGAGGGCTTCCTGCGTACCGGTGACCTCGGCGTCATCGATCGCACGGGCTATCTCACCGTGACCGGGCGCGTGAAGGACATCATCGTCCGCAAGGGCGAGAAGATCAGTGCCCGGGAGATCGAGGATTTAATCGCCACGCATCCCGCCGTTGCCGAGGTCGCGGTCGTGCCGATCTCCAACGCCGAGACCGGCGAACGGGCGTGCGCCTGCATCCGTCTGACCCCGGGCGCCGATGCACCGACCCTCGACAAACTCGTGTCGTTCCTGCGCGAAAAGGACCTCACGACCAGGAAGCTCCCCGAACAGCTGGTCATCCACGCCGATCTACCCCGTGCCCCGAGCGGCAAGATCCACAAGAAACGGCTGCGTGACGAGGTCGAGCGGCTACTCGCGCAGCCGACCCCCGGTCGTTAA